The Sesamum indicum cultivar Zhongzhi No. 13 linkage group LG2, S_indicum_v1.0, whole genome shotgun sequence genome contains a region encoding:
- the LOC105155790 gene encoding E3 ubiquitin protein ligase RIE1 (The sequence of the model RefSeq protein was modified relative to this genomic sequence to represent the inferred CDS: added 9 bases not found in genome assembly) has translation MEQEYPRPLLGSDDVGTSNSVATSFSHPFTRISTNPDQHRILIGDEPENYNNSDDNEEEEEDADGTAAPLTGDCGYSRPFLFLDMIWNLAFVVVSVFVLLATVHERPSTPLRLWVSGYALQCLLHVGFVWDECERQSLDDDVDGGSDFLFCRVFSFSALCHNSIIKKLESINTVVSSVWWVFGFYWIVMGGQPLLQDSPRLYWLSVVFLAFDVFFMIFCIAMACIIFLLLFCCFPILATVAYAMTIGDGASENDIRSLPKYLYRQQNTVGTSEGDKKQEVKLTALPGNSIYTAELVLHPEDSECCICLYKYVDGAELCTLPCNHHFHHKCITKWLRINATCPLCKFNIHRGETLV, from the exons ATGGAGCAAGAATACCCGCGACCTTTACTCGGCAGCGACGATGTGGGCACCAGCAACTCCGTGGCCACCTCCTTTTCACACCCTTTTACCAGAATATCCACCAACCCTGACCAGCACAGAATCTTGATAGGTGATGAACcagaaaattacaataatagcGATGATaacgaggaggaggaggaggatgcTGATGGTACAGCTGCTCCACTGACTGGAGACTGCGGCTACTCGAGaccctttttgtttcttgacaTGATATGGAACTTGGCTTTTGTTGTGGTGTCTGTTTTTGTGCTTTTGGCCACTGTCCACGAACGGCCCTCCACCCCTTTGAGGCTGTGGGTTTCTGGTTATGCTTTGCAGTGCCTTCTGCATGTGGGATTTGTGTGGGATGAATGCGAAAGACAGAGtcttgatgatgatgttgatgGGGgttctgattttcttttttgtaggGTGTTCTCTTTTTCTGCTCTCTGTCACAACAg CATCATCAAGAAGTTGGAGTCCATTAACACTGTTGTTTCATCAGTCTGGTGGGTTTTCGGGTTTTACTGGATAGTAATGGGAGGCCAGCCCCTTCTGCAGGATTCTCCCCGTCTTTACTG GTTGTCGGTGGTCTTTTTAGCCTTCGACGTATTTTTTATGATCTTCTGCATTGCGATGGCGTGTATTATTTTCCTTCTGTTGTTCTGTTGTTTCCCAATTTTAGCTACAGTTGCCTATGCAATGACTATTGGAGATGGAGCCTCTGAAAATGATATCAGGTCTCTTCCTAAGTATTTATACCGGCAGCAAAATACTGTAGGGACATCTGAGGGTGACAAGAAGCAAGAAGTTAAATTAACAGCGCTGCCTGGCAATAGTATTTACACAGCGGAACTTGTTCTTCACCCGGAGGACTCT ATATGCCTTTACAAGTACGTGGATGGAGCAGAGTTGTGCACACTTCCCTGCAACCACCATTTCCACCATAAATGCATTACTAAATGGCTCCGCATCAATGCAACCTGTCCTCTTTGCAAATTCAACATTCACAGAGGCGAGACGTTGGTCTGA
- the LOC105155789 gene encoding vacuolar protein sorting-associated protein 52 A, whose protein sequence is MTEVEANDGPTPVLDLGAVVGELTVEDDAASDDVSLEGLEQELQDYKTDDVVAIILSKGTKLRDYTKDVENNLRQIELDSIEDYIKESDNLVSLHDQIHDCDTILAQMEKLLSGFQAEIGSISSDIKVLQEKSMDMGLKLKNRKAAESKLAKFVEDIIIPPRMVDIIVDGEVNEEYMRTLEILSKKLKFVETDTMVKTSQALNDVQPELEKLRQKAVSKVFDFIVQKLNALRKPKTNVQILQQSVLLKYKYVILFLKEQGKEVYLEVRAAYIDTMNKVLSTKIRAYIQALEKLQLDIATSSDLIGIDTRSTSLFSRGREPLKNRSAVFALGERINILKEIDESALIPHIAEANSKKYPYEVLFRSLHKLLMDTAASEYLFCDEFFGEQSMFYDIFAGPFSVVDEHLNTILPNCFDAIGLMLMIRIIYQHQLIMSRRRIPCLDSYLDKVNISLWPRFKMVFDMHLNSLRNANVRTLWEDDVHPHYVMRRYAEFTASLIQLNVDYGDGQLELNLERLRMAVDDLLVKLAKLFQKQKLQTVFLINNYDMTIAVLKEAGSEGGKIQQHFEELLKSNTTIYVEELLVEHFSDLIKFVKTRASEDPSSSSERPLTVTEVEPIVKDFASRWKAAIELMHNDVITSFSNFLCGMEILRAALTQLLLYYTRLSDCMKRIAGGSALNKDLVSISSIMYEIRKYSRTF, encoded by the exons CCGTTGTTGGAGAATTGACTGTTGAAGATGATGCAGCTAG CGATGATGTCTCACTGGAGGGACTAGAGCAAGAGCTTCAAGATTATAAAACTGATGAT GTAGTTGCTATCATACTGTCTAAAGGTACAAAATTGCGGGACTACACCAAGGATGTCGAGAATAATCTAAGGCAAATTGAACTCGACTCTATTGAG GATTACATTAAAGAAAGCGACAATCTAGTCTCACTTCATGATCAAATTCATGATTGTGACACCATCCTGGCGCAAATGGAAAAGCTTCTAAGTGGATTTCAG GCTGAGATAGGTTCAATAAGTTCAGATATAAAGGTTCTTCAAGAAAAATCTATGGATATGGGGCTCAAGCTGAAGAATCGTAAG GCAGCAGAGTCAAAATTGGCTAAGTTTGTTGAGGATATCATCATCCCACCAAGAATGGTAGACATAATAGTTGATGGAGAG GTGAATGAGGAATACATGAGAACCCTTGAGATTCTCAGTAAAAAGCTGAAGTTCGTTGAAACTGATACCATGGTGAAGACTTCCCAAGCCTTAAATGATGTTCAGCCCGAACTTGAAAAGCTTCGTCAAAAAGCAGTTTCAAAG GTATTTGACTTCATTGTTCAAAAACTTAATGCATTAAGGAAACCCAAGACAAATGTCCAGATCCTTCAACAAAGTGTTCTTCTTAAATACAA ATATgtgattttgtttcttaagGAGCAGGGGAAAGAGGTATATCTTGAGGTTCGTGCTGCATATATTGACACCATGAACAAG GTTCTAAGTACAAAAATCCGAGCTTATATTCAAGCCCTAGAGAAGTTGCAACTAGATATTGCAACATCCAGTGATTTGATTGGTATTGACACCAGAAGCACTAGTCTTTTCTCGAGAGGAAGGGAACCTTTGAAAAACCGTTCTGCAGTTTTTGCTTTGGGAGAAAGAATAAACATTCTCAAG GAAATTGATGAGTCTGCATTGATTCCACATATAGCTGAAGCCAACTCTAAAAAGTATCCTTATGAAGTCCTTTTCAGGAGCTTGCACAAGCTGCTAATGGATACTGCTGCCTCAGA ATATCTTTTCTGCGATGAATTTTTTGGAGAACAGTCTATGTTTTATGACATATTTGCAG GTCCCTTTTCAGTAGTTGACGAGCATCTAAATACAATTCTTCCAAATTGTTTTGATGCAATAGGTCTGATGCTCATGATTCGCATTATATATCAGCACCAG CTTATAATGTCTCGGCGTCGAATACCATGTCTAGATTCGTACTTGGATAAG GTAAACATTTCTTTATGGCCACGGTTTAAGATGGTATTTGACATGCACCTCAACAGCCTGCGAAATGCCAATGTCCGGACTTTGTGGGAAGATGATGTACATCCACATTATGTCATGAGGCGCTATGCTGAATTTACAGCTTCTCTGATTCAGCTTAATGTTGATTATGGAGATGGTCAG CTTGAACTCAACTTGGAAAGATTGCGAATGGCTGTAGATGATTTGCTTGTCAAGCTTGCCAAATTGTTCCAGAAACAAAAGTTGCAGACagtatttttgataaataactATGACATGACAATTGCTGTATTAAAG GAAGCTGGTTCTGAGGGGGGGAAAATCCAACAACACTTTGAAGAGTTGCTGAAAAGCAATACAACCATTTATGTG GAAGAACTTCTTGTGGAACACTTCAGTGATCTAATCAAGTTTGTAAAGACTAGAGCCT CTGAGGACCCAAGTTCTAGTTCTGAGCGTCCACTCACTGTGACTGAAGTTGAGCCTATTGTCAAAGATTTTGCCAGCAGATGGAAAGCTGCCATAGAGCTGATGCACAATGATGTCATCACTTCGTTTAGTAACTTCCTCTGTGGTATGGAAATCTTGAGAGCTGCATTGACTCAGCTATTGCTTTATTATACCAGACTTTCAGATTGCATGAAGAGAATTGCTGGAGGGTCTGCTTTGAACAAGGATTTGGTTTCCATTTCTTCAATAATGTATGAAATTAGGAAATACTCGAGGACCTTTTAA